CTCACGTTGGTACCGCCTACGTGGCCCTCTTCAATCTCTGCTTTGCCCGCCAGCATGGCGGTCAGTTTATTCTGCGAATTGAAGACACCGATCAGGCTCGCAGCACCGCAGAGTCCGAGCGTGACATCCTTCAGGCGCTGCGCTGGCTGGGCCTGAACTGGGATGAGGGTCCCGATGTCGGTGGCCCTCATGGGCCGTACCGGCAGTCCGAACGCAAGGATTCCTACAAACAGTATGCCGAGGATCTGGTTACGGCCGGTCACGCGTTCTATTGCTTCCGGACGCCGGAAGAGCTGGAGGCCATCCGGGAAGAGCGAAAGGCCAACGGCCTGAATCCGGGCATCAAGGGTGATCTGGAGCTCTCGGAAGAGGAGGTGAAGCGTCGCCTGGACGCCGGCGAAGCCCACGTTATTCGCATGAAAGTGCCGGATGAAGGCATTTGCGAAATCCAGGATATGCTTCGAGGCACTATTGAAATCGACTGGGCCCAGGTGGATTGTCAGATACTGCTTAAGTCAGATGGCATGCCCACCTATCACCTGGCCAATGTGGTCGATGACCATAGAATGGCTATTACTCACGTCCTGCGTGGGGAAGAGTGGATTAACTCCGCGCCCAAGCACAAGTTGCTGTACCAGTACTTCGGCTGGGATATGCCTGAATTGTGTCATTTGCCACTGTTGCGCAATCCGGACAAGAGCAAGTTATCAAAGCGTAAGAACCCTACCAGCATCAACTTCTATGAGCGGATGGGCTTCCTGCCGGAGGCGGTTACCAATTATCTGGGCCGAATGGGCTGGTCTATGCCGGATGAGCGCGAGAAGTTCACGCTTGATGAGATGATTGAGAACTTCGACATCCAGCGTGTTTCTCTGGGTGGTCCTGTCTTTGATGTGGAGAAGCTTCGCTGGCTCAACGGCCAATGGCTGCGGGATGAACTGACTGAAGAGCAGTTCATGGAGCGTATGCGTCAGTGGTGGTTCAATGAGGATGCTCTGAAGGCCCTGGTGCCACATATCAAGGGCCGGGCGGAGGTGTTTTCGGACGTCGCCCCCATGGCGCAGTTCATGTTCTCCGGCCTGTTGAAGTTGACTCCGGAAGACTTTGCGCACAATAAACTGGATGAGGCCCAGATTAAACGCGTGCTCCAGTTCACGCTCTGGAAGCTTGAGGCGCAACGCCACTGGACCAAGGAGAACATTTTTGCAGATGTGAAATTTCTGGCCAAGGCCATGGAGCTGAAAATGGGCGACTTTATGTTTTCCATTTTCGTGGCCATCGCCGGTACGCCGAATTCCTGGTCGGTCATGGACTCCATGGACCTTCTGGGGCCGGACATGACCCGTTCCCGTCTGCGTCATGCTCTGGAAATATTGGGTGGTTTCTCCAAGAAAGAAACCAAAAAAGTGGAGAAAGAGTACGTGGCTCTGGGTGCTTAATAACCGCTTTGGTGAAGAAATGAACGGCATGGGCAGGGATGTTCAGAAAACTGAAAAAAAGTGTGGGTTAAAGGTTGACGCCCATAGGGCGGATCCTTAATATACGCAGCCGTTGAGGGGCCATAGCTCAGCTGGGAGAGCGCAACACTGGCAGTGTTGAGGTCGGCGGTTCGATCCCGCCTGGCTCCACCAATTTCTAGTCCCCTTCGTCTAGTGGCCTAGGACTCCGCCCTTTCACGGCGGCAACAGGGGTTCGAACCCCCTAGGGGACGCCAATACGGCTTTACGGTTTAGTCCACCGGAAAGCCATCAAAAAAACCGCCTTCGAGCGGTTTTTTTGTGCCTGCAGAAATCATCGGCATAGCCCTCAGAGCTCTGAGGGCTCGCCTGACCCTAGCGGGAGGCGATAGCTCCCTTGCCAACGCCTTCGTAAGCTTTTACCCGGATCGTGTCAGTCGGGAACTCCACCTTGAGTTTTTCGGCAATATGGGCGGCAATCAATTCTACGGTAGTGTCTGTGTCCAACATATAGACGCGTTCCTCGGGGAGGGTCAAGGCGAACTCCCCCTGATTCGCTTCATACTCGAACGTGACATACCGCACTCCGTCGTTACCCACATGGCGCCTGACCACGTCTTCCTCTGAGCCCACATAGATGTCCCGCCACAGCCTGGCCCACTGGCGCTCAAGGTCGTAATCCCGGTGCCCGTTACGATCGATGCGAATAGGAGAGCGGTGACCGTGGGCGATACGCTGGCAGTTGCCCAGATGCTTCTTCAGGCCGTGCACGTAGTGGTAGTAGGCGCCCTCAATGACTTCTTCCCGCAAATGGATGTCCACCGAGATAACATTCGAAGGAAGCACCGCTTTGAGCTCATGTTCGAGCAAGGTGGCAACCGCGGACGGAACCACGCGCTCGGCAGACAGCCACACCACCGCTTCATCCGGGGAGCGATGAATTATCTTGCTGCCGTCGGTCAGGGCCCAGTGGAAAGTATCTGGTTCATCCTCGTTCCAGGACAGGCCTGCATAGCCACGGGGGATGACAAGCCGGTGATCCACCCGTTCGTCGATCACCCGTTTGATGGTGCGTTTTACAT
This Marinobacter salinus DNA region includes the following protein-coding sequences:
- a CDS encoding 6-carboxytetrahydropterin synthase, with amino-acid sequence MNHLFVDNLTVIDFAYLDPTRGLVGESWIADVVLGGELDDQGMVFDFSNVKRTIKRVIDERVDHRLVIPRGYAGLSWNEDEPDTFHWALTDGSKIIHRSPDEAVVWLSAERVVPSAVATLLEHELKAVLPSNVISVDIHLREEVIEGAYYHYVHGLKKHLGNCQRIAHGHRSPIRIDRNGHRDYDLERQWARLWRDIYVGSEEDVVRRHVGNDGVRYVTFEYEANQGEFALTLPEERVYMLDTDTTVELIAAHIAEKLKVEFPTDTIRVKAYEGVGKGAIASR
- the gltX gene encoding glutamate--tRNA ligase — its product is MTVRTRIAPSPTGDPHVGTAYVALFNLCFARQHGGQFILRIEDTDQARSTAESERDILQALRWLGLNWDEGPDVGGPHGPYRQSERKDSYKQYAEDLVTAGHAFYCFRTPEELEAIREERKANGLNPGIKGDLELSEEEVKRRLDAGEAHVIRMKVPDEGICEIQDMLRGTIEIDWAQVDCQILLKSDGMPTYHLANVVDDHRMAITHVLRGEEWINSAPKHKLLYQYFGWDMPELCHLPLLRNPDKSKLSKRKNPTSINFYERMGFLPEAVTNYLGRMGWSMPDEREKFTLDEMIENFDIQRVSLGGPVFDVEKLRWLNGQWLRDELTEEQFMERMRQWWFNEDALKALVPHIKGRAEVFSDVAPMAQFMFSGLLKLTPEDFAHNKLDEAQIKRVLQFTLWKLEAQRHWTKENIFADVKFLAKAMELKMGDFMFSIFVAIAGTPNSWSVMDSMDLLGPDMTRSRLRHALEILGGFSKKETKKVEKEYVALGA